From a region of the Micropterus dolomieu isolate WLL.071019.BEF.003 ecotype Adirondacks linkage group LG21, ASM2129224v1, whole genome shotgun sequence genome:
- the LOC123960991 gene encoding C-type lectin domain family 6 member A-like yields the protein METQTHQFGSPENSSIQGEHKITKPTGLKRIGAYVLYGVPVLLLLILLMVTEIRFSQLNKGITDVKLHLERISNGTMSPSILDATTVPDVHTQAPVLVEGRCRDGWLSFQSSCYLLSTTSATWHKAEEQCRLYGAHLVVVNNVEEMHYILGVTEIIYSYWIGLVELDGHWTWVDGTDFNLTPTFWDDHQPDNFVDYRNGDQEEDCAQLYKYGRKPHMWHDALCYVNDNYICEIMKESRPF from the exons ATGGAAACTCAGACTCACCAGTTTGGGTCGCCTGAGAACAGCTCAATCCAAGGAGAGCACAAAATTACCAAACCAACAG GTTTGAAGAGGATTGGGGCTTATGTCCTCTATGGAGTTccggtgctgctgctgttaatcCTGCTGATGGTCACTGAGATAAGAT TCTCCCAGTTAAACAAGGGGATCACTGATGTCAAACTTCACCTTGAGAGAATCAGCAATGGAACAATGTCACCGTCTATATTAG ATGCAACAACTGTGCCGGATGTCCACACACAAGCACCTGTCCTAGTTGAAG GAAGATGTAGAGATGGATGGCTTTCTTTCCAGAGTAGCTGCTACTTGCTGTCCACCACAAGCGCAACGTGGCACAAAGCAGAGGAGCAGTGCCGGTTATATGGAGCACACCTGGTGGTTGTCAATAATGTGGAGGAAATG CACTACATTTTAGGTGTGACTGAAATCATATACAGCTATTGGATTGGACTTGTGGAGCTAGATGGACACTGGACCTGGGTGGATGGAACTGACTTCAACTTAACCCCAAC TTTCTGGGATGACCATCAGCCTGACAACTTTGTTGACTACAGGAATGGGGATCAAGAAGAGGACTGTGCACAGCTTTATAAATATGGAAGGAAACCCCACATGTGGCATGATGCTCTCTGTTACGTGAATGACAACTATATCTGTGAAATCATGAAAGAGAGTAGGCCTTTCTGA
- the LOC123960953 gene encoding cytochrome c oxidase subunit 6A, mitochondrial — protein MAALGRFSRALLRSSLTQSRRQLSAAAAAGHGEQAAKTWKILTFVVALPGVAVCMLNMFLKEQNHSHEQPEFVPYPHLRIRTKRFPWGDGTKSLFHNAHVNALPDGYEGHE, from the exons ATGGCGGCTCTCGGACGGTTCTCTCGAGCGTTGCTGAGGTCTTCCTTGACCCAGAGCCGGCGTCAGCTTTCCGCTGCCGCTGCCGCCGGACACGGCGAGCAGGCAG CCAAGACATGGAAGATCCTCACTTTCGTGGTTGCCCTACCTGGTGTTGCAGTGTGCATGTTGAACATGTTCTTGAAAGAGCAGAATCATAGCCACGAACAGCCAGAGTTTGTACCTTACCCCCATCTTCGCATTCGCACAAAG CGTTTCCCTTGGGGAGATGGCACCAAATCCCTTTTCCACAACGCCCATGTGAATGCCCTTCCTGACGGCTATGAGGGTCATGAGTAA
- the pla2g1b gene encoding phospholipase A2 — protein sequence MNVTAPPLLLLLTACMVSGALLPKALWQFGNMISCVQPGVSPLKYNDYGCWCGLGGTGSPRDEVDMCCKVHDKCYHTSRTTPGCTAIADLPYVLVYDFTCSNQEVTCAATNNKCQAAVCECDRVAAHCFAQATYNPENKNLDPKVHCIN from the exons ATGAATGTGACCGCTCctccgctgctgctgcttctcacAG CTTGTATGGTCAGCGGTGCGCTGCTGCCCAAGGCCTTATGGCAGTTTGGGAACATGATCTCGTGTGTTCAGCCTGGTGTCAGCCCTCTAAAATACAACGATTACGGCTGCTGGTGCGGCCTTGGAGGGACGGGAAGCCCTCGGGACGAAGTGGACAT GTGCTGTAAAGTTCATGATAAATGCTATCACACAAGCAGAACAACTCCTGGATGCACAGCTATTGCTGACCTTCCTTATGTTCTTGTTTATGATTTCACCTGTTCAAATCAAGAAGTGACCTGCGCAG CTACCAACAATAAGTGCCAGGCTGCCGTGTGTGAGTGCGATCGGGTAGCGGCTCACTGCTTTGCTCAGGCCACATACAACCCTGAGAACAAGAACCTGGATCCCAAAGTCCACTGCATCAACTGA
- the LOC123960952 gene encoding C-type lectin domain family 4 member E-like isoform X2, with protein MIRVQPELFRDILVDEEMETQYHQFGLPENSSIQGGHKMTKPIVSQLNKGITDVKLQLERINNGGTMSASKPDATTVLDVYLQALVPVRGTCREGWVSFQSSCYLLSTTAVTWHKAEEQCRTHGAHLVVLNNVEELDYISRIVVITYEYWIGLVEREHEGHWSWVDGTDFKSTPTFWDIGQPDDWDYRENGEDCGQLHSSQKRKRKLWNDADCNLRERYICETRA; from the exons ATGATCAGAGTCCAACCAGAGCTATTCAGAGATATTCTGGTTGATGAAG AAATGGAAACTCAGTATCACCAGTTTGGGTTGCCTGAGAACAGCTCTATCCAAGGAGGGCACAAAATGACTAAACCAATAG TCTCCCAGTTGAACAAGGGAATCACTGATGTTAAACTTCAACTTGAGAGAATCAATAATGGAGGAACGATGTCAGCATCCAAACCAG ATGCAACAACTGTACTGGATGTCTACCTACAGGCACTTGTCCCAGTTAGAG GAACATGTAGGGAAGGATGGGTGTCTTTCCAGAGTAGCTGCTACTTGCTGTCCACCACTGCTGTTACCTGGCACAAAGCAGAGGAGCAGTGCCGAACACACGGAGCACACCTGGTGGTTCTGAATAATGTGGAGGAATTG GACTACATTTCAAGAATAGTTGTAATCACATACGAATATTGGATTGGACTTGTGGAGCGAGAACACGAGGGACACTGGAGCTGGGTGGATGGGACAGACTTCAAATCAACCCCAAC TTTTTGGGACATAGGTCAGCCTGACGACTGGGACTACAGGGAGAACGGAGAGGACTGTGGGCAGCTTCATTCTTCTCAGAAACGCAAACGCAAGTTGTGGAATGATGCAGACTGTAACCTGAGGGAGCGGTACATCTGTGAGACCAGGgcatga
- the LOC123960952 gene encoding C-type lectin domain family 4 member E-like isoform X1 has protein sequence MIRVQPELFRDILVDEEMETQYHQFGLPENSSIQGGHKMTKPIGLKRIGAYVLYAVVVLLLLILLMVTGIRFSQLNKGITDVKLQLERINNGGTMSASKPDATTVLDVYLQALVPVRGTCREGWVSFQSSCYLLSTTAVTWHKAEEQCRTHGAHLVVLNNVEELDYISRIVVITYEYWIGLVEREHEGHWSWVDGTDFKSTPTFWDIGQPDDWDYRENGEDCGQLHSSQKRKRKLWNDADCNLRERYICETRA, from the exons ATGATCAGAGTCCAACCAGAGCTATTCAGAGATATTCTGGTTGATGAAG AAATGGAAACTCAGTATCACCAGTTTGGGTTGCCTGAGAACAGCTCTATCCAAGGAGGGCACAAAATGACTAAACCAATAG GTTTGAAGAGGATTGGGGCTTATGTCCTCTATGCAgttgtggtgctgctgctgttaatcCTACTGATGGTCACTGGAATAAGAT TCTCCCAGTTGAACAAGGGAATCACTGATGTTAAACTTCAACTTGAGAGAATCAATAATGGAGGAACGATGTCAGCATCCAAACCAG ATGCAACAACTGTACTGGATGTCTACCTACAGGCACTTGTCCCAGTTAGAG GAACATGTAGGGAAGGATGGGTGTCTTTCCAGAGTAGCTGCTACTTGCTGTCCACCACTGCTGTTACCTGGCACAAAGCAGAGGAGCAGTGCCGAACACACGGAGCACACCTGGTGGTTCTGAATAATGTGGAGGAATTG GACTACATTTCAAGAATAGTTGTAATCACATACGAATATTGGATTGGACTTGTGGAGCGAGAACACGAGGGACACTGGAGCTGGGTGGATGGGACAGACTTCAAATCAACCCCAAC TTTTTGGGACATAGGTCAGCCTGACGACTGGGACTACAGGGAGAACGGAGAGGACTGTGGGCAGCTTCATTCTTCTCAGAAACGCAAACGCAAGTTGTGGAATGATGCAGACTGTAACCTGAGGGAGCGGTACATCTGTGAGACCAGGgcatga